In Candidatus Vesicomyosocius okutanii, one DNA window encodes the following:
- the nadA gene encoding quinolinate synthase NadA, with amino-acid sequence MLSIQEKIKTALKAHNAILVAHYYVDAKLQTLAEETGGIVSDSLEMARFSQNCDADIIIVAGVKFMGETAKILSPEKTVLILDDNATCSLDEDCPIDEFSKFCDEHSNRTVVVYANTSAQVKAKADWVVTSGSALNVVKYLKDKGKKILWAPDKHLGNYVKNKTGVDMLLWQGACLVHERFKAKALIQLQNIYPEAATLVHPESPQEVVDLADVIGSTTTLINAVKNRKEQTFIVATDNGIFHKMHEVAPNKKLIEAPTMGESADCESCAHCQWMAMNTLDNCLDAIQNKTHEIIIDQSIVIQAKKSIHKLLNFTI; translated from the coding sequence GTGTTGTCAATTCAAGAAAAAATTAAAACAGCATTAAAAGCTCATAATGCAATCTTAGTTGCACACTACTATGTAGATGCCAAATTGCAAACCTTAGCAGAAGAAACTGGCGGCATCGTTTCTGATTCATTAGAAATGGCACGTTTTAGCCAAAACTGTGATGCAGATATCATTATCGTTGCAGGCGTTAAATTTATGGGAGAAACTGCTAAAATCCTTTCTCCTGAAAAAACAGTACTCATTTTAGATGACAACGCCACTTGTTCGCTAGATGAAGATTGCCCAATTGACGAATTTTCCAAATTTTGCGATGAACATTCTAATAGAACAGTTGTTGTCTACGCTAACACCTCGGCACAAGTCAAAGCAAAAGCTGATTGGGTAGTTACCTCAGGTAGTGCGCTTAACGTTGTCAAATACCTTAAAGATAAAGGCAAAAAAATCTTATGGGCGCCTGATAAGCATTTAGGTAATTATGTCAAAAATAAAACAGGTGTTGACATGCTACTTTGGCAAGGCGCTTGTTTGGTACATGAGCGTTTCAAAGCTAAAGCGCTCATTCAATTACAAAATATATATCCAGAAGCCGCAACATTAGTTCATCCAGAATCACCACAAGAAGTGGTGGATTTAGCAGATGTAATCGGCTCAACTACAACACTAATTAATGCAGTCAAAAATAGAAAAGAACAAACTTTTATTGTCGCAACTGACAATGGCATTTTCCATAAAATGCATGAAGTTGCACCGAATAAGAAACTAATAGAAGCGCCTACTATGGGCGAAAGTGCAGATTGTGAATCATGCGCACATTGTCAATGGATGGCAATGAATACCCTAGATAATTGCCTTGATGCTATTCAAAACAAAACACATGAGATAATAATTGATCAATCAATCGTAATTCAAGCAAAAAAATCAATACACAAATTACTTAATTTTACTATATAA
- the aspS gene encoding aspartate--tRNA ligase, producing the protein MRTHYCGKINTSDVGQIIEIYGWVNRKRNHGGVIFLDIRDIRGIVQVVINPDNKDFSLAETIRNEFVLKISGLVIARDKGLSNPKLVSGEIEIKAQNIEILNTSKPTPFQINAINTSEEIRLRYRYLDLRNNAMQKRLHLRSRVTHYIRKFMDKHDFLDIETPFLTKATPEGARDYLVPSRTHPGKFFALPQSPQLFKQLLMMSGFERYYQIVKCFRDEDLRADRQPEFTQLDIETSFMNENEIMTIMERMTRGLFKSVINVDLGNKFPTITYEDAMEKYGLDCPDIRIPIQIISIDKLMKNVDFKVFSKPANNSNSRVAALKISGGASISRKNIDKYTKYVGIYGAKGLAYIKLNKNGPTSPILKFLDDEITNKIIEITGAKTGDIIFFGADKTKIVNESLGNLREKIAKDLNLFDTQWAPIWVVDFPMFGINDNGSLNATHHPFTAPIVDKETLKQTAKTAFSRAYDLVINGSEIGGGSIRIHQVEMQKTVLKLLGISNQEAQDKFGFLLDALEYGCPPHGGMAFGLDRLVMIMTGTDNIRDVIAFPKTQTATCLLTDAPANVPKKLLRELNVKISLPKKN; encoded by the coding sequence ATAAGGACGCATTATTGTGGTAAGATAAACACATCTGATGTAGGACAGATAATAGAAATTTATGGCTGGGTCAATCGCAAACGAAACCATGGCGGTGTTATCTTTTTAGACATACGAGACATACGAGGTATTGTTCAAGTAGTTATTAATCCTGATAATAAAGATTTTTCTTTGGCTGAGACTATTCGTAATGAATTTGTATTAAAAATTTCAGGTCTAGTTATCGCCAGAGACAAGGGGTTAAGTAATCCTAAACTGGTCAGTGGTGAAATTGAGATTAAAGCACAAAATATTGAAATTCTTAATACTTCTAAACCAACACCATTCCAAATTAATGCAATCAACACCTCGGAAGAAATACGACTAAGATATAGATATTTAGATTTACGTAATAATGCTATGCAAAAACGCTTACACTTACGTTCTCGTGTTACTCATTACATTCGTAAATTTATGGATAAACATGATTTTTTAGACATTGAGACCCCTTTTTTAACCAAAGCCACTCCAGAAGGTGCTCGTGATTATTTAGTACCTTCACGCACTCATCCAGGCAAGTTCTTTGCCTTGCCACAATCACCCCAATTATTTAAACAACTCTTAATGATGTCAGGATTTGAGCGTTATTATCAAATTGTTAAATGTTTTAGAGATGAAGATTTACGTGCTGATCGCCAGCCTGAATTCACTCAACTAGATATTGAAACATCATTTATGAATGAAAATGAAATCATGACAATAATGGAAAGAATGACTAGAGGCTTATTTAAATCAGTTATTAATGTTGACTTAGGCAATAAATTCCCTACTATTACCTATGAAGATGCCATGGAAAAATACGGACTGGACTGCCCAGATATACGCATCCCCATACAAATAATAAGTATAGATAAACTAATGAAAAATGTTGATTTTAAAGTATTTTCAAAACCTGCTAATAATAGTAATTCTCGTGTTGCTGCTTTAAAAATATCAGGTGGTGCTAGTATTAGCCGTAAAAATATTGATAAATATACTAAATACGTTGGCATTTATGGTGCAAAAGGCTTAGCTTATATCAAACTTAATAAAAATGGTCCAACTTCTCCCATTTTAAAATTCTTAGATGATGAAATTACTAATAAAATCATAGAAATAACAGGTGCAAAAACAGGAGATATTATTTTCTTTGGTGCTGATAAAACCAAAATTGTTAATGAATCTTTGGGCAATTTACGTGAGAAAATTGCTAAAGATTTAAATTTATTTGATACACAATGGGCGCCTATTTGGGTAGTTGATTTTCCAATGTTTGGAATAAATGATAATGGCTCATTAAATGCTACCCATCATCCATTTACCGCACCTATAGTTGACAAAGAAACATTAAAACAAACTGCTAAAACCGCCTTTTCTCGTGCTTATGATTTGGTTATTAATGGCTCCGAAATAGGCGGTGGCTCTATCCGTATTCACCAAGTTGAGATGCAAAAAACAGTGTTAAAATTATTAGGTATTTCCAACCAAGAAGCGCAAGATAAGTTTGGATTTTTACTAGATGCACTAGAATACGGTTGCCCACCTCATGGCGGTATGGCATTTGGCCTTGACCGCTTAGTAATGATTATGACAGGTACAGATAACATTCGTGATGTAATTGCTTTTCCTAAAACTCAAACTGCCACATGCTTACTAACCGATGCACCTGCAAACGTACCAAAAAAATTATTGCGCGAATTAAATGTTAAAATTAGCCTGCCAAAAAAAAACTAA
- a CDS encoding DUF502 domain-containing protein — protein sequence MKRLRNYFISGLLFWIPLGLSIVVIKFFLELINNIVPFQYLPEALFNLNGTIPGSGIIWVILILLITGALVNNFIGRKLIQLWEKLLNKIPGFRSIYSALKQLSDTVLSPSGKSFKEAVLVEYPRKGMWTIAFQTSNYSGEVAKKIGKEVINIYVPTTPNPTSGFFIMLAKNDVIELDMSVDEAFKLVISTGVITPIKEGQIK from the coding sequence TTGAAACGCTTACGAAATTATTTTATCTCTGGTCTATTGTTTTGGATACCATTAGGCTTAAGTATTGTTGTTATTAAATTCTTCTTAGAACTAATTAATAATATTGTCCCTTTTCAATACCTGCCAGAAGCTTTATTTAATTTAAACGGAACCATTCCTGGATCTGGCATTATTTGGGTTATTTTAATCCTGTTGATAACAGGTGCGTTAGTTAATAATTTTATTGGTCGTAAACTAATCCAACTTTGGGAAAAATTACTCAATAAAATTCCAGGTTTTAGAAGCATCTATAGTGCACTTAAACAACTTTCGGATACGGTACTTAGCCCTTCTGGTAAAAGCTTCAAAGAAGCAGTATTAGTTGAATATCCACGTAAAGGTATGTGGACTATCGCCTTTCAAACAAGCAACTATAGCGGTGAAGTAGCAAAAAAAATTGGAAAAGAAGTGATTAATATTTACGTACCCACTACCCCCAACCCTACTTCTGGCTTTTTTATTATGCTAGCAAAAAATGATGTAATTGAACTTGACATGAGTGTTGATGAAGCATTTAAACTGGTTATTTCTACTGGAGTGATAACACCAATAAAAGAAGGACAAATAAAATGA
- the map gene encoding type I methionyl aminopeptidase, with product MSITIKSKNEIGKMRMAGRLAANVIDMISPYVRAGISTNELDKICHNYIVNQQGAIAAPLNYHGFPKSICTSINHVVCHGIPGNRKLRTGDIINIDITIIKNGFHGDTSKMFIIGKSSVKAQRICKIAQECLYIGIKQVKPGVHLGEIGKTIGAHANKNNCAVVRDYCGHGIGTEFHAEPQVIHYDDGRLNISPILKAGMTFTIEPMINLGGFEVITSKIDNWTVTTKDHTLSAQWEHTILVTENGCEILTLRDDEEPV from the coding sequence ATGTCAATAACAATCAAATCAAAAAACGAAATAGGAAAGATGCGTATGGCTGGACGTTTAGCAGCCAATGTTATTGATATGATATCACCCTATGTTAGGGCTGGCATTAGTACCAATGAATTAGACAAAATTTGTCATAATTACATTGTTAATCAACAAGGAGCTATCGCTGCTCCTCTTAATTATCACGGCTTTCCAAAATCTATTTGTACTAGTATTAACCATGTAGTTTGCCACGGTATTCCTGGAAACAGAAAACTTAGAACAGGTGATATTATTAATATTGATATTACTATTATTAAAAATGGTTTTCATGGTGATACATCAAAAATGTTCATCATTGGTAAATCTAGTGTCAAAGCACAACGTATTTGCAAAATTGCACAAGAATGTTTATATATCGGTATTAAACAAGTAAAACCTGGAGTTCATTTAGGTGAAATTGGCAAAACAATTGGCGCTCATGCAAACAAAAATAATTGCGCCGTAGTGCGTGATTATTGTGGACATGGTATTGGAACTGAGTTCCATGCTGAGCCTCAAGTAATTCATTATGATGACGGAAGATTAAATATCAGTCCAATCCTTAAAGCAGGTATGACATTTACAATTGAACCTATGATTAATTTAGGGGGGTTTGAAGTCATCACCTCCAAAATCGACAACTGGACAGTAACCACAAAAGATCACACACTTTCTGCACAATGGGAACATACTATTTTAGTTACAGAAAATGGATGCGAAATTTTAACACTCAGAGATGATGAAGAGCCAGTATAA
- a CDS encoding M48 family metalloprotease yields MDFRKHQDKAKKNTLIIWSLYLVLLLISSILISYTLFVGLNLAQFYQPEYQQYSLSEKFIAANQIVFQNQEQLLNFLRFSLMVLLAMISATAFGFFQKSNGHKVALSFDGKLISDKNNELSIEEKQALNIVAEQALAANIPTPTLYIIPDNAINAFAAGKTTQEAIIAITQGSMKSFNRTQLSGIIAHEIGHIVNHDIKLNIQISAFVFSFTVLFFLSRVIFYQAAYNRRIDGRVKLLLLATAAIIALIGMMTVWFGRILQAAMSRQREYLADASAIQFTRYPNGLVEAFEIIKGDATTTLKNPNAKEYAHAMLFSMGSKLFATHPPLDKRIKRIQNKVSCQ; encoded by the coding sequence ATGGATTTTAGGAAACATCAAGACAAGGCTAAAAAAAACACTCTAATCATTTGGTCTTTATACCTTGTTTTATTACTAATCTCATCTATATTAATATCTTATACTTTGTTTGTTGGACTAAATTTAGCACAGTTTTATCAGCCTGAATATCAACAATACAGTCTTAGTGAAAAGTTCATTGCCGCTAATCAAATCGTCTTTCAAAATCAAGAACAATTACTCAATTTTTTAAGATTTTCATTAATGGTATTATTAGCAATGATAAGTGCTACAGCATTTGGTTTTTTTCAAAAATCAAATGGACATAAAGTTGCACTTTCTTTTGATGGTAAATTAATTAGTGATAAAAACAACGAACTGTCAATTGAAGAAAAACAAGCGCTTAATATCGTTGCTGAGCAAGCCTTAGCAGCTAACATTCCTACTCCTACCTTATACATTATTCCAGATAATGCTATTAACGCCTTTGCTGCAGGAAAAACTACTCAAGAAGCAATTATTGCTATTACCCAAGGCTCAATGAAAAGTTTTAATCGTACTCAATTATCTGGCATAATTGCTCATGAAATTGGGCATATTGTTAACCATGATATTAAGCTTAATATACAAATTAGTGCATTTGTGTTTAGCTTTACTGTGCTATTTTTTCTCTCTAGAGTGATATTTTACCAAGCCGCTTATAATCGTCGTATAGATGGTCGTGTAAAATTGTTATTACTGGCAACCGCTGCTATTATTGCGTTAATTGGAATGATGACAGTTTGGTTTGGACGTATCTTGCAAGCAGCAATGTCACGCCAACGCGAATACTTAGCTGATGCATCTGCTATCCAATTTACTCGTTATCCTAACGGTTTGGTGGAGGCATTTGAAATCATAAAAGGTGATGCTACAACCACACTTAAGAATCCTAATGCCAAAGAATATGCCCATGCCATGCTATTTAGTATGGGTAGTAAATTATTCGCCACTCATCCACCACTAGATAAACGTATTAAAAGAATTCAAAATAAAGTCTCATGTCAATAA
- a CDS encoding LemA family protein — MEFLIQNWLLVTIIIVLIIWITSIYNNLVSYKTQYQNGFEQISVQLKRRLDLIGNLVDIAKKYMKHEKETLTTVTEARKELIQANKVAQKNPDKTNAMTNLASSQVALESAMNGFNLKMEAYPDLKANNNMIQLSEEIIATENRIASARQGYNDLVQKFNEYKKSFPNILFTSIFGFSVDAQNLEFNESIEQLKQAPKNLFS; from the coding sequence ATGGAATTTTTAATACAAAACTGGTTACTGGTTACAATTATTATTGTTTTAATTATTTGGATTACTAGTATTTATAACAACCTGGTTTCTTATAAAACTCAGTATCAGAATGGTTTTGAACAAATTTCAGTACAACTTAAACGACGTTTAGACTTAATTGGTAATTTAGTTGATATTGCCAAAAAATACATGAAACATGAAAAAGAAACGTTGACTACTGTTACTGAAGCTAGAAAAGAATTAATACAAGCTAATAAGGTGGCACAAAAAAATCCAGATAAAACAAATGCTATGACAAATTTAGCAAGCTCTCAAGTAGCTCTGGAAAGTGCAATGAATGGTTTTAACTTAAAAATGGAAGCCTACCCTGATTTAAAAGCAAACAATAATATGATACAACTAAGCGAAGAAATAATCGCAACAGAAAATCGCATTGCTAGTGCTAGACAAGGGTATAACGACTTGGTTCAAAAGTTTAATGAGTACAAAAAATCATTTCCAAATATATTATTTACCAGTATATTTGGATTTAGTGTAGATGCACAAAACTTAGAATTTAACGAAAGCATAGAACAATTAAAGCAAGCACCTAAAAACTTATTTTCTTAA
- the dnaQ gene encoding DNA polymerase III subunit epsilon, translating to MERLIVLDTETTGIKPSEGHRIIEIGCIEIIDRQITKNNKYHEYIQPNRNVGDSVRIHGITDKFLTKKPKFKEVVEEFLAYIKETTLIIHNAPFDLGFLNHELKLIGINERIEDKCTIIDSLELSKQQRPGTLHNLDSLCRRFKIDSSARTVHGALLDVQILAQVYLAMTGGQSTLFSNDKTINEQDNNTNNIVRINNAIGKIKIVYANKKELAAHADYFKKL from the coding sequence ATGGAAAGACTAATTGTACTAGATACTGAAACTACGGGGATTAAGCCTTCTGAAGGTCATCGTATAATTGAAATTGGTTGTATAGAAATTATAGATAGACAAATCACTAAAAATAATAAATATCATGAATACATACAACCAAATCGTAATGTTGGTGACTCAGTACGCATCCATGGCATTACTGATAAATTTTTAACAAAAAAGCCTAAATTTAAAGAAGTTGTTGAAGAATTTTTAGCTTATATTAAAGAAACAACTCTCATTATCCATAATGCCCCATTTGACCTTGGATTTCTGAACCATGAACTTAAACTTATAGGTATTAATGAACGCATTGAAGATAAATGTACCATTATTGATTCATTAGAATTGTCTAAACAACAACGACCTGGAACACTACATAACCTTGACTCTTTATGTCGGCGATTTAAAATTGACTCAAGTGCAAGAACTGTGCATGGTGCGCTGTTAGATGTACAAATTCTAGCACAAGTTTATCTTGCAATGACTGGCGGACAATCTACTTTATTTAGCAATGATAAAACCATTAATGAACAAGACAATAATACTAATAATATTGTCAGGATAAACAATGCTATTGGCAAAATCAAAATTGTTTATGCAAATAAAAAAGAACTCGCAGCGCATGCAGATTACTTTAAAAAACTTTAA
- the rpoZ gene encoding DNA-directed RNA polymerase subunit omega — protein sequence MARVTVEDCLDHVENRFELVLIAAKRAHQLSSGGYKPLLNAGKDKPTVVALREIEAGLIDSSILSEIYVIDEQLSAQQKVLDSVKMSEIKDELSVTAVDKVIDEITEIEE from the coding sequence ATGGCAAGAGTAACAGTCGAAGATTGTTTAGACCATGTAGAAAATCGCTTCGAGTTGGTATTGATAGCAGCAAAGCGTGCACATCAATTAAGTTCTGGAGGTTATAAACCATTATTAAATGCGGGTAAAGATAAGCCAACGGTAGTAGCGTTAAGAGAAATTGAGGCAGGATTGATTGACTCTTCAATTTTAAGTGAAATTTATGTAATAGATGAGCAATTATCAGCACAACAAAAAGTATTGGATAGTGTAAAAATGTCTGAAATTAAAGATGAATTATCAGTAACAGCTGTTGATAAAGTTATTGACGAGATAACAGAAATTGAAGAGTAG
- the hemB gene encoding porphobilinogen synthase: MTILTHRPRRMRKHSYTRELMRENHLLTSDLIFPIFIIKGENKRQNINSMPGIKRLSVDQLLIEVAELIELGIQAIALFPVVPPIKKSLDAKEAFNPDGLIQRAIYTVKQKYSNLAVITDVALDSFTTHGQDGLIDNNGYVLNDETNEVLVRQALSHAQAGTDIVAPSDMMDGRIGAIRKALEKNGFIHTNILAYSAKYASHYYDPFRDAIDSSANLGESNKKTYQMDPANSNEAIREVALDIDEGADIIMIKPGLPYLDIVYRIKQNFNIPIFAYHVSGEYAMLKAAVQNNWLKEEQVVLETLLAFKRAGADGILTYYAKQVAKWLM; this comes from the coding sequence ATGACAATTTTAACCCATAGGCCACGCCGTATGAGAAAACACTCATATACTCGTGAATTAATGCGTGAAAATCACTTATTAACTAGTGATTTAATATTTCCAATTTTTATCATTAAAGGTGAAAATAAACGACAAAATATTAACTCAATGCCAGGTATTAAACGTTTGAGTGTTGATCAATTATTAATTGAAGTAGCTGAATTAATTGAATTAGGTATTCAGGCAATTGCACTTTTCCCTGTTGTTCCGCCTATCAAAAAATCATTAGATGCTAAAGAGGCATTTAATCCAGACGGTTTAATACAACGTGCCATATACACTGTTAAACAAAAATATTCAAACTTAGCAGTTATTACCGATGTAGCACTTGATTCATTTACCACACACGGTCAAGATGGATTAATTGATAATAATGGTTATGTACTCAACGATGAAACAAATGAAGTTTTAGTTAGACAAGCTCTTTCCCATGCACAAGCTGGTACTGATATTGTAGCGCCAAGCGACATGATGGATGGGCGTATAGGAGCTATTCGTAAAGCGCTTGAAAAAAATGGATTTATTCACACAAATATTTTAGCTTATTCTGCAAAGTATGCTTCTCACTACTATGATCCATTTAGAGATGCAATTGATTCCTCAGCTAATTTAGGTGAATCTAACAAGAAAACCTACCAAATGGATCCAGCTAACTCTAATGAAGCTATTCGTGAGGTAGCTCTAGATATTGATGAAGGTGCAGATATAATCATGATTAAACCTGGATTACCATACTTGGATATTGTTTATCGAATTAAGCAAAATTTTAACATTCCTATCTTTGCTTATCACGTCAGTGGCGAATATGCTATGTTAAAAGCAGCTGTACAAAACAACTGGCTAAAGGAAGAACAAGTGGTATTAGAAACTTTATTGGCATTCAAACGTGCTGGTGCTGATGGTATTTTAACCTATTATGCTAAACAAGTTGCTAAGTGGCTGATGTAA